The following coding sequences lie in one Arachis stenosperma cultivar V10309 chromosome 5, arast.V10309.gnm1.PFL2, whole genome shotgun sequence genomic window:
- the LOC130980365 gene encoding uncharacterized protein LOC130980365 codes for MAAVMAEVPLVVDSEFAVGMKFSSREAVIRAMKEYAIRRSVDYRVYELEPMTFYAKCTQYGEGCDWLIRVSMISRKYCWVIRRYNGSHTCTRATISRDHSKLDSNTIPEAIKPLVEADPSLKVKLVIAEVQSKFNYTVSYRKAWLAKQKSVEKIFGGWEASYEALPIWFETMCHKKPSAIVHFKTMPAYQGDNLVNDIRVLHRVFWSYYPCIIAFRHCKPVVQVDGTHLYGKYKGCLLVAVSQDGNNNIVPIAFVIMEGETSDAWHFFLSNLRQHVVTRDGVGLISDRHESINAAVARSNGAWSPPRAFHMFCIRHIESIFLRKFKASYLQKLVVNIGKLCISKFVINRDTFNKCFVTHFSFIGRHYAGYSRTVREYEVRYQRLRERGEAYTN; via the coding sequence ATGGCTGCCGTCATGGCAGAAGTCCCTCTTGTTGTAGATAGTGAATTTGCTGTGGGGATGAAATTCAGTTCAAGGGAAGCTGTTATTAGGGCGATGAAAGAGTATGCCATCCGGAGAAGTGTAGACTATCGAGTGTATGAGTTAGAGCCGATGACCTTTTATGCGAAGTGTACACAGTATGGGGAGGGGTGTGATTGGCTTATTAGGGTTAGCATGATCAGCAGAAAGTACTGTTGGGTTATTAGGAGGTATAATGGTAGTCACACCTGTACCAGAGCCACCATTTCTCGGGATCATTCGAAGCTGGATTCTAACACAATTCCAGAAGCAATAAAGCCGTTGGTTGAGGCTGACCCCTCCTTAAAGGTAAAATTAGTTATTGCAGAAGTGCAATCGAAGTTCAATTACACCGTCAGTTATCGGAAAGCATGGTTGGCTAAGCAAAAGTCagtagaaaaaatatttggaggtTGGGAAGCATCGTACGAAGCTTTGCCGATTTGGTTTGAGACCATGTGTCATAAGAAGCCATCAGCTATCGTCCATTTTAAGACTATGCCTGCATACCAAGGCGATAACTTGGTAAATGATATCCGGGTGTTGCATCGAGTCTTTTGGAGTTATTACCCCTGCATTATAGCATTTAGACATTGTAAGCCAGTTGTCCAGGTGGATGGGACTCACTTGTACGGAAAGTATAAAGGTTGTTTGTTAGTGGCAGTGTCACAGGATGGTAACAACAATATCGTTCCAATTGCATTTGTTATTATGGAGGGAGAGACTTCTGATGCGTGGCACTTTTTCCTTAGTAACCTGCGACAACATGTTGTGACTCGGGATGGTGTGGGGTTGATATCCGACCGACACGAATCCATCAATGCAGCTGTGGCTCGCAGTAACGGAGCATGGTCACCTCCTCGAGCTTTCCATATGTTTTGCATCAGGCATATAGAGTCGATTTTTCTGAGAAAATTCAAGGCATCGTACCTGCAAAAACTTGTCGTTAATATAGGTAAATTGTGTATTTCAAAGTTTGTTATCAACAGGGATACCTTCAATAAGTGTTTTGTAACCCATTTCTCTTTTATTGGTCGCCATTATGCAGGGTATTCGAGGACGGTGCGCGAGTATGAAGTGCGTTATCAGCGGTTACGAGAACGGGGCGAGGCTTACACTAACTAG
- the LOC130980366 gene encoding serine/threonine-protein phosphatase 7 long form homolog has translation MILGLPTDGLPVTRMTISSVEALEAECLYQFGAVPRRSECRGSGIKLTWLRDLKERLQLTDEENKQRHVKCHIILLLGTILLGDKSGSSVHWKFLPLLRDFGSIAQFSWGSACLAYLYRALCRASRFDCKKIDSSLTLLLVWAWIRLPFLAPVPREPCSFPLANRWGNWERGDRRFRYMKLAHFRKAFDDLQEGQFVWVAYSVDRVDPDIIPADIYMHSFVWSATVPLVSFECIEWHATDRCRRQFGFVQGVRHQERNLDKAHGEVLTDPKNLNWATATSHSFWVMQWTNMYNHVLTEDDGPQHPLDIYMHWYRKKYGNCLNLSDLVVQEDDEGDQGMDDVDQENEEAEEQEPNSLADPVFDLHNMQTHADTESGPPGTHHSHIGADEGQRHTPTHLASHALQRPHFACRIN, from the exons ATGATTCTTGGTCTTCCGACGGACGGTCTTCCAGTCACAAGGATGACTATCAGCAGTGTTGAAGCTTTAGAGGCAGAGTGTTTGTACCAATTTGGGGCTGTACCGAGAAGGTCAGAATGTAGAGGAAGCGGTATAAAGCTAACGTGGCTACGGGATCTAAAAGAACGGTTACAGTTGACTGACGAAGAAAATAAACAGAGGCACGTGAAGTGCCACATTATACTGTTGCTCGGTACGATATTGTTGGGAGACAAGTCGGGGTCATCTGTACACTGGAAATTTCTGCCTTTACTTCGTGACTTTGGCAGTATCGCACAGTTCAGTTGGGGATCGGCTTGCCTCGCATATCTGTACAGGGCGTTATGCAGGGCATCTCGTTTTGATTGTAAGAAGATCGACAGTTCGCTAACACTGCTTCTTGTTTGGGCTTGGATTCGGTTGCCATTTCTAGCGCCGGTTCCTAGGGAACCTTGTAGTTTTCCGCTTGCAAACAG GTGGGGCAACTGGGAGCGTGGCGACCGACGCTTTAGGTATATGAAACTTGCTCACTTTAGGAAGGCATTTGATGATCTTCAAGAAGGCCAG TTTGTGTGGGTTGCTTATTCTGTGGATCGAGTGGATCCGGACATAATTCCTGCAGACATCTACATGCACTCATTTGTGTGGAGTGCTACGGTTCCGTTGGTATCTTTTGAATGCATTGAGTGGCATGCAACCGATCGGTGTAGGCGACAGTTTGGTTTTGTGCAGGGAGTTCGTCATCAGGAACGAAATCTAGACAAGGCACACGGAGAAGTCCTGACTGACCCTAAGAATCTTAACTGGGCCACAGCCACAAGTCATTCATTTTGGGTGATGCAGTGGACAAACATGTATAATCACGTTCTGACTGAGGACGATGGTCCACAGCATCCGTTAGATATTTACATGCACTGGTACCGAAAAAAATATGGCAACTGTTTGAACTTGTCCGATCTTGTGGTTCAAGAGGATGACGAGGGTGACCAGGGTATGGATGATGTGGATCAAGAGAATGAAGAGGCTGAGGAGCAGGAGCCAAACTCACTTGCCGATCCAGTCTTTGATTTGCACAACATGCAAACACATGCCGACACGGAATCCGGTCCACCTGGAACTCACCACAGTCACATCGGTGCCGACGAAGGTCAACGGCATACTCCAACCCACTTGGCATCTCACGCACTTCAAAGACCTCATTTTGCCTGTCGAATCAATTAA